Within the Cervus elaphus chromosome 13, mCerEla1.1, whole genome shotgun sequence genome, the region TCTGTCCAGCAGGATCTCCTGGACACTCTGCCCTCTGCAGGGTCAGTGGACCACAACCCAGGCTGCCCCCGTCCTGTCCTAGGGCATCACCCTAGGGGCTGACCAGAGGATTTGGGGGCCTCTGGGaaagggccaggccaggccaccACCCTCACAGAGGGGCAAGCCAGCCTTCCCTCCAAGAAACCTCCCCAGCCCTCATCCCCAACTGACGGCCCCGCCGCGCCCACAGACGCCCACGCCCATGATGACCCGCACCCTCCTCGCAGAGGGCTCCGGCGCATGCTGGAGGTCCCGCTGGGTGCCTGGCGGAGCAGACGTCCAGCCCTCCTGGGACCCCACGTGCTCAAGGGTTTGCAGAGGGCAGCTCACGTCATCCCTGACCCCTCGGGTGGGGGTTTTGTGGGGCTTGCAGGCCAGCCTGCACACAGGTCAGCAGGTAGAGTGAGACTCATCACCAATGTCCAGGGCCACAGGGCTACTGAAGGGGGCATCggcccagccctgggcagggagGACCCAGGAGCAGGGAGCATGCGCCTCTGAGCCTGTCCACGCCCTCTCCTGCCGTGACTGGCTCAGCCACCGCCCCCAGGGATGGCCTGACCCGACACCATCTTCCTGCCTCTCCCCCGCCAGCCAGTGGCGCTGCCCAGGCCTGGCCTAGCCCTCTGCCAGCGGTCAGCTCCCAACAGCCCCCCAGCACAGCCTGCAGCAGGCGCCTCTGCTCAGGGGGAGCTGAGGGGCTTTCATGGAGGCCTCactctgccctgcccccagcccagcccggtCACAGCTGAGTCAGTGGGCACAGGCGAGAGTGATGCAAGCCTTTATTGGGTCTGCGGGACTCTCACTGGGGACCCAGGCCAGGGGCCACACAGCTGAAGAACCACGAGATACCAAAGATCACGCCGAGGGTCTTGGGAACATCCGGGTCGTCCGCAAAGGCCCGGGCGCCGTCCAGGGGCAGGTGCACCACCTCGATGAGCTCTCCCTCCTCAGCCAGGCCCCCGCCTGGGCCTCCCCGCTGGGCATCCGTCACCTCCGCGTAGAACATGGTCTGGCTGGAGCTGGTCAGTCCCACACCAGACCTGCAGGTCGAGACAGCATGTGCTGAGGGGTCCACACAGGCCCCGCCGGCCACCCCTGGCCCTTCCACAGTCCTCTCCTGTCCAcccttccagcccctggcaagCAGGGTTCCAGGAGGTTCCGGGGCCCCCAGATCCCCACGCAGTATCCCCTCGAGTGTGGGGGAGACCTGGGAACATGCTGGATGTGACGAGGCTGTGACCAGGCTTGTGACTTGCAACTGGGTACATTAGGTCAGGTGATGAGGGAttctgcagatgtaattaagggaCCTAATGAGCGGAATTTAAGTTCATCAAAAGGGGGATGATCCTGTGTGGGTGTGACCTAATCAAGAGAGTTTAGAGATCAGTGACgggaaaactcagggagatgcCTGAAGACAAAGCAAGCTGCCTCGCTGCTGCCGGAGGGCCACGGGCCAGGGTGTGGAGGGCCTCTAAGAAGCCGAGGGCCAGCCAGGAGACAGCCCACAGGCACGGCCACGAAGAGCTTCAAGAGGACCCAGAACCCAGCTGATGCCTGGCCGCAGCTTGTCAAGCCCTCAAGTGGTGGGCCAGGTCCCCAGCAACCACGCAGTGAGAACGTGGGTGGCTGACAGGCGGCCCCCGCTCTCCCGCGGGCCCTGCCGCTCTGCCCAGGCTGGGCCAAGCCAGTCCTCGCCCCACCGGGCAGAGCCTGTCCATGCCCAGGGCTCCGGCCGTGCAGCCTGCGTCTGTGAGCACTTGTAGggtagggtacccactccaggcCGGGGCTCACAGCGGGGATGGGGGGTGAGATCCCAGGACCAGGGCTCATAGGCTGGGGGGGTGGGCGTCGACTCCCCTTCCTTCCTGGATGGCggccaggagtgggttgctggcCCCAGGGAGGGGGATGGGCCAGGCAGAAGGCAGGGGCGCAGACTGGGCCGGCGGAGGTCAGCAGTGGGTAGCCATGGTGACTGCTGGCCTTGAGAACAAGGTGACGGACAGACTGGTCTGGACTCCAGAGAGGAAGGGCCCAGAACAGTGTACAGGGGAGAGGGAAACCACGGGGTGTCTGCGAAGTCCAGGGGATAAGGGGGACCTGGGTCTTGCTGAGGCTAGCTGAGGCCAGCCGAGGCCTGCGGGGTGGAAGAGCTCCCGGGATACTGGGGCAAGGAGCAGAGGGGCGTCTGACCCCTTCCCAGCTGTCCTACCCTCGGTGGGGCCACGCCCAGACTGACCTCACCCAGCTGCTTCCTCCGCCCTCCGGCCCCTTATCTCCCCCGGACCCTTCCTGAAGCCCATTTCCGCCGGCGGCCACAGCCTGGGCTTTGATGGAAGTCACCGTCTGCGGGGTTTCCAGGCCCCGTTTCCGCCGGTGTGTGAAGGAGACCGGCGCCAAGAAGAGTGTGCCCTGCCAGGCCGGCACGGCCTCCCCCTGCTCGCTCAATCACGCCCCCGGCCGCGAGACCTCAGGCAAGCGCAAGGCCGCGTCACCTGGGACGGGCCGGGGCCCCAGAAGGAAGCCATGGGCCCGGCCATGGGGCTGTGCGAGCTTAGCTCTGGCTTGTCCTGCTGCCGTCCAGCTCCCAGGGCGAGGAGCTGCACTGgtctcctctccccctcccaggCCTGCCTCCCCTCGTCCCTAAAATGCAGTCTGAGCTGACCGCCTGCTGTCCAGAACCCTCCGTGGTTCCCCAGTACCCTCCGGATCATggcccaggggcaggggctgcTCATCCCCTCGACCTGAGCCTTTTCCACAAAGCACCCCTGCCAGGCCTCCACGCAGACTCACCCCTTCCAGGGACCCCACCTGCCCAGGGCACGTCCACGTGCCTTCCTCCTGGCCTGCCCACTGCTTCAAGCCCTACCTGAAGTCAGGGCCCCTGGATTCTCTCAGCCCCTGGACCGCCAGCCCAAAGGCTCAGAGACCAGTGACCACTGGCCAGGTACACGGAGGATGCCTGCAGATAACTGAGGCATCACACCAGGTGTCTGACCCTGGGGTGCAGAAACCCCGCCTGGAGCGTGGAGGTGCCAAGCCCTGCCCCATCTCCTTCCCAAGACTGAAGGCCATGGACGCCTGGCCAGGCCAGGATGTCGCTGAGGCGGCCCTGGGCTGGCCTGGGGGGCAGAGCTGAGGCCCCACCCCTCTGGAGAAGGCTGCTGGGGGTTGGGGCTCCGCTGGAGACCCTCCTTCTGCTCGGGACTTCGCCAGGGCTGGGGACCCATCGCCACACCCCCAGGGCAAGGGTGGGCTTCACCTCACATCCCGTCCCGGAAGGTGTCCCCAGGGGGAGTGGAGTGGCTGGCAGACACCCGGGCTCTGGTAGGGGCAGGCCGCACGGCGACCCCTCCCCGGGAGTGCAGAGCTCCAACCCTGGCCCAGGACCCggccctgccctccctcctgagccGCTGTCAGAGCCCTCTGTGactcgcccccacccccagcccccgtgCCTAATCCCACAGGAAGCAGGGGCATCTGTGAGCAGCAGCTGCCACCGGAGCCAGCCACACGGGGCGGGGCAGGAGGCCTGGGGGGCCACAGTGGGGCTGGGGGCCTCAGGTTCCAGCCAACCTTCTCCCAACCCCGAGCTGCAGAACAAGGCAGAATCGCCCTGCTTGCACAGCCCTGGGGACGAAGCGCTCACCGCCCTCCCCCGGCGGCCTGTCCCAGCCCGCCTCCAGGGCCGTCTGACCGCAGGCCGCCCTCCCAGCCCCACTCACTTGTACGAGGCCACCCGGCGAAGGTCAGAGGGCGCCAGGCGGTAGCCGCACTCCTCCCAGGCCTCCTTGCAGGCCACCTCTTCCGGTGAGAGCCCGGGCTGGTCCAGGAGGCCGGCGCACAGCTCGTAGGTGACCCCTGCCGAGCCAGGCAGCGCCGCGGGCAGCGCCCGGGGCCCATCCAGCTCCGCAGCGGCCAGGGACCCCGGGAAGAGACGCTCCACCTCGCCAGCGTACACGGCTGGTGGGGGGAGGCGACCGCGTCACGGCCTGTGGTGGCCGGCTCCACGTGACCCGCTCTGGCCAGACCCCCCTGCCAGGGCTGTTTCTTTCAGAGCCCCCTCCCAGGTCTGCACGCTGACCCCAGGACCCCAGGGGACTGAATGTGAGCCCGCCGGCCTCCCCGCCCCCAACCTCACCTGGCCGGAACTGCTTCAccaacaccaggctcctccgggaAGAGTTGAACAGGAGGATGGTCACGCTGGGGACaggggggagtggggtgggggggacggaGCTCAGCATAGAAGCACGCCCTCACCTCGCTGCCCTCCTCCACAGCCCTGGAGGGTTGGGTCCCTTGCTCAGATGGGCAGGCTGAGGCCCAGGCCAGGTCAGAGCTCGCCAGGGTCACAATGCCAGGTGAGGACCCAGGCCTCCTGTGTGTGCCAGGTGGCAGGAGTGGGAAGGACACGCTGGGCAGCTGGACAGGCTGGGGGTCGCAGCAGCTGAGGCCGTGGGAATGACGGGACACGTGGGCCCTGCAGTCCAGCTGCCGCAGCCACACACCTGAAGCCACACTGCCCCCAGCCCATGCTCCTGGCATTCCAGGCTAAGGGCACCTGCGCGGCCCGCACGGGGCCCCTCGGTGAGAGGCAGGGAGAGCGGGGCTGCTCAGAAACGCAGAGGGGGCTGCGGCTCCTTGCCCTTGGGCCCCGTGTCCCTGccagcctggggcttccctggtgccagCCAGGCCAGGCCCTCACCTATCGTGAGTCTTCATGAAGTCCCACGACTTCTGGGCGCCATTCTAGAAGAGACAGGGCAGCGGCTGGGGAGTGCTCCAGGGAGTGAGGAGGCCCCGGGGACCCACTGCAGTGTCTCCTCCCAGGGAAACCAGTCGTGGCCCAGGGCCCCTGGGACCCAAGAGGTGCAGCGGGTGGGCAGGGGGCGTCCAGGGCAGCCGGGTGCTCCCCAGGAGTGATGAGAAAACTGGAGCAAGTGGTGGGGAACTGGGGAGACGCTCGCTGTCACCCAGACTGGGAAGGACCACGGGGTGTGGAGGGCCCCAGGCAAGGGGTGTCCCGAGTGAGTAGAGCAGAGATCAGGTCTTCATGGCTGAAGCTCCCTTGGGCGCCTGGACAGAGGGCTACGGGAGGGCTGGGGGGGTGGTCACAGGAGTAGTTGGGGGGTGTGCCAGCGCCCGGCAGGAGCTCACCCAGGGGCGTGACTGGACAGGGaccaccctctccccagcccgGTTCCGGCCCTGGGTTGTCTCTCCCGTGGCCCATGGTCCTGTTGCTCTGTCCCTTCCTTCCGCCACCCTGCTCCCCTGCCCTGGGTACCCTGCCCCAGTGCCTCCCAGGGCTCCGGGCGGCATCCGGTGAACAGAAGGCAGCGCGGAGCAGGGGCCCAGGCCGCCGGGGGCAGCCAGAACCGAAGCTAACGCGGTTCCAGGCAGCAGGAGGCGTGAGGGGCTAGGACCCTGCCAGCTGGGCCGTTCTCCCTGGCCCTGAGCCCTCCTCAAAGAGGTCTCTGAGGATGAGGCTGGCCCTGGAGCCCAAGAGCCCAGCCCCGTGGATAGGAATCACCAGCTTGCTTAGCCCAGTGCCCTTCAGCCTCTGATCCAGCCCTCTGCCCTGGTGAGCTGCTGGCCCGACACATGGCGCCCTGTCCAAGCCACCAagtggacatgaacctgagcaccAGAGACAGAAAGTGCAGCCGGGGCTGCAGAAGAGAAGACAGTGAGCAACAGCCTCTgtgaggacttcctggaggaggtgacactgCACCAGGACTCAGAGCAGAAAGGGCCTTCCTGGCAGGGGGACCCGACAGGCAGAGGCCCGCACGCTGGTCTCAGGGGAGACGGGGAAACTGGGCTGAGCTTGGCCTGAAGGCAGGAGCGTCCTGGCGGGGCAGCAGCTTTGGTTTCCGGGGGGAAGGAGAGCTGACGTCCTGTGCTGTGCCGGACGGGCTGCCCGGGAGGCCGTTGTGAGGCACCACCCCCGAGAGGCAGGCCTGGGCCTGCCTGCAGCCTGGCCACCCCAGGGC harbors:
- the NUDT14 gene encoding uridine diphosphate glucose pyrophosphatase NUDT14 isoform X1 — its product is MERIEGAAVSRCSASPYLLPLTLHYRQNGAQKSWDFMKTHDSVTILLFNSSRRSLVLVKQFRPAVYAGEVERLFPGSLAAAELDGPRALPAALPGSAGVTYELCAGLLDQPGLSPEEVACKEAWEECGYRLAPSDLRRVASYKSGVGLTSSSQTMFYAEVTDAQRGGPGGGLAEEGELIEVVHLPLDGARAFADDPDVPKTLGVIFGISWFFSCVAPGLGPQ
- the NUDT14 gene encoding uridine diphosphate glucose pyrophosphatase NUDT14 isoform X2, whose protein sequence is MKTHDSVTILLFNSSRRSLVLVKQFRPAVYAGEVERLFPGSLAAAELDGPRALPAALPGSAGVTYELCAGLLDQPGLSPEEVACKEAWEECGYRLAPSDLRRVASYKSGVGLTSSSQTMFYAEVTDAQRGGPGGGLAEEGELIEVVHLPLDGARAFADDPDVPKTLGVIFGISWFFSCVAPGLGPQ